Proteins encoded in a region of the Terriglobales bacterium genome:
- a CDS encoding 6-phosphogluconolactonase, which yields LPITHPGSFRKMLLEQLVRKAGIKKYHLLDGDAADPAEVLMRVGRELASAPVDVAFLGVGENGHIAFNDPPANFSTEEPYLIVNLDEACRRQQVGEAWFADVSVVPRQAISMSVQQILKSKEILAVVPDARKAQAVRACFEGEISPMAPASILRTHRNATLYLDKNSASLLSPALRNQLNQSQVMVS from the coding sequence TTGCCGATCACTCATCCGGGTAGCTTTCGGAAGATGCTGCTGGAGCAATTGGTGCGGAAGGCGGGAATCAAGAAATATCACTTGCTGGACGGGGACGCTGCCGATCCGGCTGAGGTTTTAATGCGGGTTGGCCGGGAGTTGGCCTCCGCACCCGTCGACGTGGCCTTTCTTGGGGTTGGCGAGAATGGACATATCGCTTTCAACGACCCTCCGGCAAACTTCAGCACGGAGGAACCGTACCTTATCGTGAACCTCGATGAGGCGTGCCGGCGACAGCAGGTTGGCGAGGCCTGGTTCGCTGATGTCTCGGTCGTGCCCAGGCAGGCGATTTCAATGTCCGTGCAGCAGATACTGAAGAGCAAGGAAATCCTCGCGGTTGTGCCCGATGCTCGTAAGGCACAGGCGGTGAGGGCGTGTTTCGAAGGCGAAATCAGCCCGATGGCACCCGCGTCCATCCTCCGTACGCACCGAAACGCAACGCTGTATCTGGATAAGAATTCCGCATCGTTGCTAAGTCCGGCTTTGCGGAACCAGCTCAACCAGTCGCAAGTGATGGTCAGTTAG